The following are from one region of the Mangifera indica cultivar Alphonso chromosome 14, CATAS_Mindica_2.1, whole genome shotgun sequence genome:
- the LOC123196815 gene encoding ribonuclease 3-like protein 3: MMKTMEDQFAGSLMIGGKERDSTQIDEKSFPSLDQVEEILDYKFNNKGLLEEAFTHSSFSEKLSYERLEYVGDSVLNLLFTKEHFFSYPDLPPGSLTGLRSANVNTEKLARVAIKLGLHRFLRHKKPLLEEQIRKFSEVISDYPLHSNGLVDVPKDLADIIESTIGAVFIDSHCSIDTVWKVFKGLLEPIISVETLKKHPVTELYEVCQKRKLKVKFVDLWKESTTFDVLVDDQLVGRGTYALKKEIAHNRAANDALNNIERIINEKPGRN; the protein is encoded by the exons ATGATGAAAACCATGGAAGACCAATTTGCAGGGAGCCTAATGATAGGTGGAAAAGAAAGGGATTCAACCCAGATTGACGAGAAATCTTTTCCTAGTCTTGATCAAGTGGAGGAGATTCTTGATTATAAATTCAACAACAAGGGCTTATTAGAAGAAGCTTTTACGCATTCTTCTTTTTCTGAAAAGCTTTCATATGAGCGTTTAGAATACGTTGGGGACTCGGTGCTTAATCTCCTGTTCACCAAGGAACACTTCTTCTCGTACCCGGATTTGCCTCCCGGGTCCCTGACCGGCCTCCGCTCAGCAAATGTTAACACAGAGAAGCTTGCTCGCGTCGCCATCAAACTCGGATTGCACAGATTCTTACGGCACAAGAAACCTCTTCTTGAGGAACAA ATTCGAAAATTTTCGGAAGTAATATCGGATTATCCTCTGCATTCAAATGGACTGGTCGATGTGCCCAAGGACCTGGCAGATATAATTGAGTCAACGATAGGAGCTGTTTTCATTGACAGCCATTGCTCAATTGACACCGTGTGGAAG GTGTTCAAGGGTTTGTTGGAGCCTATCATCAGTGTGGAAACACTGAAGAAGCACCCAGTGACTGAGTTGTATGAAGTTTGTCAGAAGCGGAAGTTGAAGGTAAAATTTGTGGATTTATGGAAGGAAAGTACAACGTTTGATGTTTTAGTGGATGATCAGCTTGTGGGAAGAGGCACGTATGCTCTCAAGAAGGAAATTGCTCACAACAGAGCTGCAAACGATGCGTTGAACAACATTGAGAGAATCATAAACGAGAAACCTGGAAGGAACTAA